The window TGTGGCTCCAGTCCCGCTTTGTGGTTTATTAGGTCAGTggccttaacctctctgatcctctcATACATAAGACAAGGCTGCTCAGCTCGATTATCAGGGTCCTCTCCTGTTCTACCATCAGTGTGGCCCTGGGTTCTGGGAGCGTGATGTAGATAACCCGGTCCCATACCTCTATTGTATGTCATTGCCGGGAGCAAAGTGAAATGCTGCAGGCAGGTTTGTCCTTTGTTAAACCCAGCTGAGTTTTACCCAAATCCTTTGGAGTCAAGGCCAAGGGAAGCCTGACTTAATGTTTCTTTGGAAAGGTTACAAGGCCCCGGGGTGTAAGTTGGAGTCCCCAGATTCCCCAGAATTTACTAAGAACCTTTTAGAAATAGAAGCTGGTCTTTAAAAGATTTGAGTGGTAGGAAGTTTTTAGAACAGACTGACCTTTGCTCCCGACCCTCTGATTCAGTTATCCAGCGGGAATGTGTCTTCTGAGGATCAAACCTTGGTGGATGTGGGAACAGAGAGTGGCCAGAGCAACAATAAAAAGTATCTGAAGCTTAGTAGGCAGAGATCTGTGGTTAGTTTGCTTCTGGCCTTACTGGTTGGGAGACACGGGGCAAACCATCCGACCTCTCTAAGCTTTGGTTTCCCTATCTGTACAATGCACCTAACAGCGAatttgttgggaggattaaattagGTACTGTACCCATCGTGTCTAGCACAATATTCAATGCAGAGTAAATATTCTGTGAAGGCTGTCATTGgctcatgattttaaaatcagactCTCCTGTTTGAGACAATACAACAAAGAAAGGTTTACAAAGCCAACAAAGAAAGGCTTAAGGTCCTTGTGCAACAACACAGGTCATAGATTCTGGTCTCAGATCTAACGATGCTCGCCGGGTTCCTCTGACACACAGCCCAGGCTCTGGCTTTGTCTTTCAAAATGGCCTCTTGGCTCAGTGCTTCCTGAGTATCTGCCACGGGCTCTGCCTTTCCCGGCCATGATCTTGCTTCTGCTTTTAGCACAGGTGGCTTGGCTGTCAGGGTACTTGAAGTTTCCTTTTGATGGCCCTGCAACTAAGCAACTTAATTATGAATGAGCACTCTGCCTAAAAGCCTGGCTCACGCTGCTCCCTTTTCCCCTCAAATACCCCTGGCATGAGTCCAGGGCTTCAATGCACAAAAGCAAAGGGATGACTGACCCACTCACCCACTACTGAATGACCCCCCAtcccttctctccatctgctGCTTGCTGCCTTTGTTAGAAGGGAAGAGATGAAGAGTGAGCTAGGAGGAAAAGAGCATGAAAATGTCACACATTTTTTCATGAAATGTgacatataaaaaaattaaaattaaaaaaaattctcaaagtgaATGATGCATTATTAGAAATTCATTCTGTTTCGAGATTGGTCAAAGCAATGTTTTAATGAGCTCACTTCTAGTTTTAATCATATATAAAAACATCACCCATGCACAActcttgaaaagaagaaaaggaaaaacggAGACACTCAATGAATAAAAAGATAAGGTTTCTTAGCGGTGAAAGTACAACAGAAACAGATTGTTTAGAAGTCCCTTTACCTAGAGAATAGGTAAGTGTTAGAGCAgggctgtgtttgtgtgtgtgtgtgtgtgtgtgtgtgtaggaagaaTATTCGTGATATGGGAAGAGATCTTTGTAATCTGGTCTAAAAAACTGAGTAGTAAAAGCATAAGTGACAAGTGACTTGCTCTGGACTACGCAGCTGGTTGGTGATGGAGCCAGGAGTGCATTCGAATTTCCTGACTCTGAGGGTACTGTTGAGCAAAGCCACGTTGAGAATAAAGTCTCTGAAATGTGCAAGAAACTATTGCTTGCCAAGAGCTAATCTAGTTCAACCATAACTTGCTGTCTCCACCTCTTCGCTCTTGTTCTTAGACTTGTCTGCCATATTTGCCCTTTTCAGACAGGGATTTCAGTAcatcataaaatttcaaaaataatatatagttGGAATTGATATGCACTGTGACTGAAAAAATAAGCATCAGACTTCAAAGACttgatatcacaaaaaaaaacataaactatCTCATGAATAATTTTTCGTATAGATTACATGTTGAAAAGACAATAGTTTGGATAGATTGGATTAAGTCAAATATGttgctaaaattaattttacctgttaatttttatttttttagtgtggCTACTATggaattaaaaatgagttttgtgGCTCACATTACATGTTAGGTCATACGGAATTgtaattttccaattttaatttggTATTCTACTCTGTTCAAATCTAAGACCTGCAACTAAGGTTTTTGGCTCCAGGTAAATGACTGCTGTTTtggaaaaattgaaattaatgCAAGAGATAAATGATTCAGATGTATTAAACTCTGCTAATCAATAATTGTTCTGTTTTGAAAAAATGTATGTTATGATAATCAATATTTGTACTATTctggaaaagtaaaaattaacataaagaataaatgatttaGATGCATTAATTTTTACTATTTGCTATAATCCTCCCTTCTGTGTGTTGGAACACAGAGTCCTTGACTCTCTGgtgttcttaaatttaaattgaactaAAAATGTGCCTTCATgtggagggtagagctcagtggtagagtgggtgtgcagcgtgcacaaggtcctgggttcaatccccagtacctccattaaataaacaaacaaacaaacaaacaaataaacctagcTACCTCCCCCATCCAAAATGTGCCTTCAAGCGGTTCTTCCagtaaatatatacaagatcttgtggtagcacATGGTGGAAAAGGatgtgacaatggatatatgtatgttcatgtgtaactgaaagattgtgctctacgctggaaattgacacaacattgtaaactgactacagcgcaataaaataaaatttttaaaaaagagattcttCCAGTAGATCACTACTCAGAACATACTTGACAATATGCTCATTAGCTCACAGCTATGAGTTATTATTGAAGgagggtgtggggcagggggagaaaagacagtgtgtTTGAGAATAATTGAATGATGGGAAAAATAGAAGGTCGTACATTATTTCAGAGTAAATTAATTGCCcaggaaaaatattgaaaaacttACACATTTCATTGCTTTCCGTGTTTTCATCTAAGCCTGATTCATGCTTGGAGGAAGGCAAATCAGATGACTTAATAAGTGTCTTCTGCCAGTAGACGAATGTAATTTTTAAGGCAGAATACACAAACTAAAAATTAAGCTATAAAATAACAACCAGCTCTGATTTATTGCTACCAATTTAGTGCTATAACCTTAAAAATGAAAGCGTTTTTTATTGTATAGTAATATAACAAGAAATCTTAAGAATGCATAatttttgctgggaaaaaataTGGCCAAGAATAACATTCAGCTTAACCAAAGCTGTATTTGAGAAGTTATGACTTGTTCAAACTCTGAATGCATAATGCAAATGGTAGCTAATGTTCATACCTGCTATTCagtgccaggcatggttctggGTTTCCTCACATCGTTtattaactcattgaatcctcataATAGAACCATGGAGCCTATACATAGATTCATCCTATCTTATAGATGCAAAATCCAGATTAGGCACAGAAAGGCCCGATAGCTTGttcaaaagtcacacagctaataaacaACCAAGCAGGGGGATGGAGAGATCTCAGGCAGTCTGGCCTCAGAGTTCACGCTCTTAACATACAATGATACGTGTGCTTAGCATTATGAGTTAATGGCTAAAAGTGGGCAAATAGTTGAAGAAAGCCTTAGAATGTTGGTTTCAACAACAATAATGGAGAATTCACTTGCATGGTTCTTGGCAAACCATCATGCAGGAAGAATCAAGAATATAGCATTGGCCAATGGCATGAGCGTTGGTTGAGAAGTCAGGGGACACAAGATCAAAAACCTCTACAGAATGAGAGTTGGACGACATGCCTTCCACGTTCCTTTTTCGGAGCAATGATTCTGTCAGTACTATGGTTTCTCCTGGCTTCTTCCAACAACAGCTACCTAAAAAGTCATGAATCGCAAATGAAGTTGTGGAATTGAATAAGAGAAGGTGAAGGAGACTGTTCCAATGGGAAGAGGAAATAATTGGATGTTAAGattacggaaaaaaaaaaaaaaaaaaaagaaacactgctGGTGTAGACCAGAATTGAAGAGGACACATTGTTAAAAATTTAGCTATTTAAAACCATACGCAGGGTTTAGAATGTCAGCTCTTACAAGGAAAGAGCTTTAcctctttaaatttatttccatagCACATATACATGGATAGTTACTTTATATACACTTTGTGGTGACAATATTACTTTTGGTGATCATTCTGAAGATAATAAAGAGTTGTGGGATACCAAAAATAAATAGTCTGAGTGATTAGAAACCATAAACACTTattctgtaaagtggggataatattaACCTCAAAGtctgttgggaggattaaatgagataaagcacagaAGGTGCTAAGCACAATGTCTGCTTCATTATACTCTGTTAATCAAGGTGAAAAATTATGATGGTGATGACGATGACAGTGACATGCCACACAAATCAAACTGCTCCAAGGGAGCCATGTCTAACtggcaacaatttaaaaataaaacattcaatttAACATGTATGTATTACACTAGGACATTTAAGCTGTTCAAAACATTGTAGCCAAATACAATAGGGTTTTAAACCCAGGAGCACAGCTTTGGCTTcatatataatttgaaatgtatttgttttctccaGAAGCTGTAATCAAATTGTACATTCTGTAAAGTTCTGTTGTGTCAAGGCCCTGTATGCTTTATGTCAACAAGATCGTCACATTCTGGGATCCTCATTTGCTAACGAGAACTGACAGATACCAGCGCAAGATGGTTTGGTGGTCTTTTCGTTCTGTGCTCAATCAAgctttagaaaatagaaaaaagaaggtTTTGGGGAACAGCAAAGAAAGCATAGACTGTGAGATCAGAAGATAACCTCTGGCTTCTTATCCGTgagatttttataataattaaccTACAAGGATGAGATACCATCTGTGCAAGTGCTGTGCAAACATAATGTTATTATTGAAAGTCATATCCCCTTATTTTTAAAGCCGCCACCTTAAAACCAAGCACACAAGATCATCTGCTTTGTGGATTATCTTTATACGTCACCAGTGTACTTATTATAGTCATGTCTCACTCTCTCTAGATTGCGCACATATTAAAAGCAAGGCTAATGCTTTTTCCCCCTTATATCTCCACCATTTAGCATTCTAGTTGACACACAGTTGGTGCTGGCGCATATGTTTAAGCTATGCATTTATAGGGAGCAGAAAGAAACATTGATTTCAACCCTAGATATTATGGGCCACATAATAAGACAAGATAGCATAAATGCGCTTGTTTCCTTTTACAAgccaattaaatatataaaagttattGCTGCAGGTTTGGTTCCCAAGAGTCAGATGCTGAGATGGAGCTTGTGATGCAAGGTATTTATTAGAAATTAGCGCCTGTGGAAGACAAAGAGGGAAGCAAGCTTGGACAGAAAGAGAGGTAGAGCTGACACGCCTCAGCCAACTCAGTTGGACAGCTTCAGAGAGAGGATTGCCTGCTCGAGTTGTCTTTCATTAGGCCAACATAGCCAGGCTCTTTTTACCCCAACTACATCAGTCATTGGATGTGGGCCACCCCTGGGAGAGCACGCCCTTGGGCAAGGTGATTCTGCAGCTGAGGCAGTCCCCAAAAGGATTGACAGCTGGGGCAACAAATCCTCCCTTGGTGCCTGCATGTCCACGTTCACCAAGGTCACCAAATTTTACGTGTTCTGTCAACCCCGTGAGGAGACAACATTAATATTTGAGGGCCCAGAATGTCTTTAATCAATGAGAAATTTGGAATTTCGTTTATAAATGAACTAAAGAAATTATGCAAATTTTCATAGATTTATGgtaaaaccaaaatatttcattaatatagTGAAGATTTATGGAAAAACATTGATTTGTCGGCATCTGATGTCATTTTCTCGTGAAATATTGTCCTTCAGCAAGTAGTTGCTGGGTACCCGTTTGCACACTGAAACAGGCATGACTAAGCAAAGTGCTCCTCCCGGGGTGTAATGATACAGCTATGGGTGGAACCTCTCTTCCCAGATCCAAGGCTCTCCGTTATTCTAGCTCCTGAAGGGAATGGCATGTCTGTCCAGCACGATGTGGCTGTGCCCTGGGGTGATGAGGAGGGCAGCATCAGTAGGATATGGCTTCCCTTTCTGATCTAAGCCTTCCCAACCCCCTGTCCCCCACACATTTGGTGTTCCATCTTGGGCAGCTCTCTCGCTCGAGTATGTATGTTTCAGTGGGGCCTGAAGAAGTGATCAAAGGCAAATCTGTACCTTAATTTCTCCAAGGTCACCAGGAAGAAATCAACTTACTCAAACAGTTCCCCAGTCATGTGTAGGCAGCCTGTTCTACCTATTACAAAATAACGTGTTGAGTGGATTAGCAAACACTTGGGTTTAGAAAAAAACCAACTGTTACTTCCCCAGGACCAGAAAAAGTTGATTTGTCCTTCATGCTAAGTTTCTGGGGAAAAGTTCAGGGGGTTCCATGAATAAAACTGAAGAGACTGGTCTGGGAAACTGAGATCTCAAGAAAATAAATCCAGTCCATTAACCTCTTGATTTTCCACTGCAGTGTTAACTCATTATTACTACATGCTTATAAATTGCGAGGATAAGATTAGTTTACAAGAGGCTTGCTCTCACCATTATGAATTATCACACAGATTTTTAAGATGTAAGCTATTAAGAttataacatattttaatttccctttattCACGCATAGCAAATGGGGAAGGCGGGTCAACATTCCCTAGACATTCCAAGAATAGTGTTTTTAACTGATCaatgttttcatttggttttctctCAATCCTTAGGGGTAGACATTAATGTCAGGctaagtatgtttaattttttaaaggtataataCAAATTCCATAGTAACTTGATATCCAATAATATCCAAATTCTCTCAGTTCCCAAGGCTATTTTTAGGTCTTCAGGAAAACTGtaactctttcctctttctcagccttaaaaaaaatttttttttggaggggaagtacttgggtttatttatttatttatttatttttaagggaggtactggggattgaacccaggaccttgtgcatgctaagcatgtgctctaccactgagctataccctctcctacTTTCCCAGCTTTGATATGCCCCATTAAACGGTACTCTGGCTCACTGCACTCTTTTCCAGTGCATTCACCAGATTCAGCATCCAAGATCCTGAGAAGAGTGAGACTCCTTTCCCCTGACAAGGGGAAGGGATGACCCCCCCTGACTGTGGAGAGTAGGAAGTCTGGGTTCTAGTTCCAAATCCAAGACTAAGTGTGTGACTTTGGGCGAGTTCCTGGGTTTCCACAGGCCTCCATTTGCTCACCTATTtagggagagaggaggatggaAGCTTTTGAATGACCCTCCCAGTGCCACTAGTCTATGACTCTCTAATGTTCCAAGCACATTCTGCTTTTTTCCATGGGGGAAGTTTTGACAATAGACCATGAAATAGGATTTGAAGGGAATATTTTCTATGGCTTCcagagaatttggaaaatgtgAGTCATAGAACTGCCCCCTCCAGGACTAAATTGGTAGTAAGGAAATAAAGATGGGAGTTTGGAGCATACAACTCTCAAAGCCAATTGTGTTTTCCAAGCCAGGAAGAGCTATTTTAAGATTAGAAGTATTATTACCACTTTTTGATTAGTGACATGAAAGAATAACTATAAGTGTGACCAGCAGTTAATACTTTCATTATCAGTTAAGAATTATAACTATTTAACTTTAGGcattaaatttaattcttttttatgacaaAGTTTCCCTTCACGTGATGGTCCAAATGCCCCTTTCATGTTTGCCTTGGGAATGTGGAGAACCTCTAATTTAGTGGAGTGGCTGGCTCTGTCACCATGAAAGTTATGATCAAGATCAAGGTTTAATAGTATTAGTTTTATTCTATTCCAAAGCCACAAATACAAATTTAACCCTGctggctttcttttaaaaaatgtgtgaaatctatgccaaagaatggagaaaaccATCATTTCTACAGGAAAAGTAATTCACAGGTTGGCTGTACGAACAGCAGGGTATACACCATCATCTCTGGTGAACCAAGACAGCATGGTGTTGAGGTTGCCTTGGAAACGGGATAGTGGTGAGATCCCGGAAGTGGACATAGCGCTATGCTAGCACCATAATGCTCAGGAGTACCATTGGCCTTGGATCACTGGACAGTCAATGGTGCAGAAACCATTGTTCATGAACTATTCTCCTTCGGATTCTTTCAGCTTCACTGATGGCTACTTATTCTTGTCTGAGACTAGTGCTTAAGAAAGCCAGAATGCATCAGATTTTGTGCCCATTCAACAAGCTAAATTCTGAGACTAAAAGCCAAATTTCAGAAGCCCCCACCACCCTAGTATGttgatttcaaaaaatgttccCATCATGCATTCTGAAACCCAATCTCCGTCTATTTCTGCATCCCCCCACACACCATAGGGGATGCATCATAGTAGGAAGTTGAGTGGGAAAAAACAATCCTTACACAGTCAAAATTTTGAAGATactctctttttatttcaaaacatggGAATAACTCAAAATTTGAGCCTCAAGGACCAAATTATATTGGAACCAAATGTTCAGAAGATGAGCCAGGCCGCCATTTTGGCAGCAAGCTTCACATGGAGGAGTGGATGTTAGAGAATGATGCTCACGACATGGCTAAAGCTATAGCACACCGACAAATAGATTCATACTCGGTTGTCTAATTTGCATGCATGAGTATAGTGCATTCTCCATGCCACTAGTACGTATATGCCTTTTTCGAAGTCAGTGCAGGATCTGTATTTGTGCAGGTCTTTAAAAGTCTGCTCCCTTACAAAATTCTACCATAATTTAGCTGAGAGAGTCTCAAGGTGACAAATTCTTTATGCCACTTTTACTTCCCCAGAGTCATTTCTGGATACTAATTACGGCTATCAGGAGTTCTGGTATTACACAGGAGAATCTGtttgttagttattttaatgtcaGTTAGCTGGCTGTGAGTAAATCTGGCTAAACATATCCACATGCTTGGTGCCTGGAATTTGAAATCGGTAACCTTTAGCATCAATGGCAACCTTAGACCAAAtgacaagatgaaaaaaaaaaaaagccagatgaTGTCCCAGAAAAAATCGAGCTTTCCTGTTTCCCAAAGCAAATGCTTCCCTAAATCTGCACCAAACAGTGACAGCCTGACCTACTCTTGCATGGGGGACCACTTTTCCCAGTAACGCTGAATTGCTGGAACCCAAACAGCACTCAGTGCCAAGGGGGAAGATGCCTGGATCCgaaaaagaaccaaaagaaattgtaccagggaaaggagatgggaatgGAAAACAAGTTCCCAGAGTATCTCTGTCAACAAGCATGTAGAGTCTTTATTACTAGAATATGCAGAATCCCGTGGGAATtgctacatcttttttttctttaattcttctcTTGCCAGTCCTTTCATGGCCGGTTGAACTGCCTCAGCGAGGGGGGAGGCTGTCCCATCCAGAAGCCACTCAACAGCTGGCCTCAGGAGCTGCACTCCTCACAGTGACAGGACAGGATGTACCGGTAAGTGGCGGTGAGTCGCATGCCCCCGGAGCAGCGCAGCCGCAGTGCCTTCAGCTTGGAGGTCTGGGGCCGACAGCAGTGACAGGAGGAGCGGAAGGGCTGCTTGAGGACAGTGCTGAAGGAGACCAAGGGCTCGGAGCGTGACGCCTGACTGCAGTGCCCCTCACACCTGGCCAGGAGTACCAtctagggagagaaaagaagcagTTACCCCCACGGGGGAAGCCGAAACCTTAGCCAGGCTTCACAGCATCCTCTAAAAGGCTCAAACACTCCTTGCCAATTCTAGCTGGATGAGACCAGTTGCTCTCCACCCTGGTCGCACGTCGGATCCACCTGGcaaacttgcttttaaaatgtcaacatccAGGTCCCATCTCAGACCAATTGAACTAAAACTCTTTGGAGTATAGCCCAGGCTTTTGTGGTTCTCAAAGCTCTTTAGGTGATGCTGAAGTGCACtgagggttgagaaccactagacGAGACCCACCAACACGATGATATGCAAGTAAAAaccaaagaataaaagaaatttcttcagACAGGTGGTAGTCCACCAGCAGTCCAGTGGTCTCAAACTGTAGAAAGTCACTCCAAATTGCAATCAGGGGGTAAATAAGAAAtgactacaggaaaaaaaaaaaggaatttgttaTCTGCCaggaattattaaagaaaaggaacattgttactgaagaaggaaaagaggctAACTTATGTGATACTTAAGAAATATTCTGGGCACTACAACTTGAAACAAGAGACTGAAATAGAAACAATACCTTTTGGGCCCTGGAATCACACTTCTGGGCTTATACACTGAAGGAGCCTGAGATTTGCACAACGGCATTTTCAGCATCATTTAGGGCAAACATTAGGATGCATTCATTCTGATCATCTCCATTTCCAAAGGTAGGTCAGGATGATAAATAAAGCTTGGGCTGCAGTAGGAGAGGCTGTGTGTTCTTTATAGTGGCTCTTAACGTGGCTTTAGTAAACAGACTCCTTTAAGTTATCCCCAAAGCAATGGACATAAACACACACTCCATATTTTGCACACAGAATAAAAGGACGGAGCAGGGGCTGATTTATATGTCCCATACATAAATCCTGGTATCCTGGGAGTGGCTGTCATGGGCGGAATATGGTGAGCAGGTTGATTCATTAAACTATATAACCTTATATATTGGGGCACAGTAGGCGGGGGAAACCTGAGATTATTGGGCTACGTTTATATGGGAGGGTCTTGCTTGGTGAATTTCATATTAAGTGATGGAGGAAAAAGTTGTGCTATAATTCCAGACCCCACAGTAAGAACAGACAAAGTGCAaccattcaaataaaaattaaaagatacataaataggCATGAAATCTTTACCTCGTGGCATTTTAGGAATTAGCAGTTACTATTGAAACTCACCAGCTATTATCTCGGACATCATTCTGCAGGACAGAATTGAATAcctaagaattaaaagaaagaaatggcctgcccattttccaaaatgaagagAAGATGACTTCCAGTAATTATAGATCATTAGCATCATTATCTGAGAAGATGCTGGGATGAATCTAACAATCTCTTAGCAACCGTCAAGAAAATATGAGATACTAGGACACAATTAGCAGGGCTTAGGGAAGAGTAAGTTGGACTAGACctactgatttattttctgaaagatcacagagacagggagaaaatggCAGCTGGAAGCCATTTTGAAGTTCTTAAAGTCTGATTCTATCCTGCCTGCTCTCCACACTGATAGGGGAAACAAACATGATCAGAAATAGGTTTTGAGAGATTATGCCACAGGTCTATATCACATGGGCCAATCCTTGGTGACCATCCCATCACTCTAATGAGAGAGACAGATCTAGGTCCTCCcagtcccttctccccacccctgctagTACATGGAAATAACTCCTTGACATCTCTCTTCGGAATACCTTTAAATTTGCTCACCTCTAATCACCTATTAGGCGGATTAAGCAGTTAGTCAAAGAATCACCTCCCAAAATGGAGTCCTTAGAGATCCAGTTTGAGTCTGAATGGATATAGCTAACCTGTGCCAACATACTTAATTCAGAAGGGCAAAGACATGGTGGTGCATCGTACCCAAATGATACACATACGGGTGAACCAAATGCAGACCTTGAATGACCAGGCAACTAGCACTGTCTGTAATGTGACCAAGTCAGCAATCTAGGGCCATTTGTAGAACTAACCCACTTGTGATTTCACTAAAAGTCTTCAAGGTCTCAAGCCCCATCTTTAGCTCATTCTGAAGGAAAAGAACTCCAGcactcagggtgggggtgggtatagctcagtggtaaagcacatgcttagcattcacaaggtcctgagttcaatccctagtgcctccattttaaaaaataataaataaaaataaatgaataaataagttagcctaaaaaaaagaattaactttaaaaaaaaaaaaaaagctctagcACTGAAGACTCTGGGGCCACCTCCAATAGGTCCCCCTTCCTCAGGAGCTAGACTTTCTGGGCAAGGAAAATGCACAGACATGTACAATAAACACCTTCAGTGGCTGCCCGCGGccttcagaataaaatccaaaatcctcAGCAGACATTAAGCTCCTCCGTGACCTGGTTTTCTTCAGGTCTTTTCCAATCTTACTGTTGGGAAGTAACTGTTCTCATCACCCTCTCTTTATTCAGATCAAGCTTAATTATTTAGGAGTCGATGGAACTGCCCTGAAATTCCCTGCCTCTTGTCTTTGCTCACGTCTTTCCTCCCTCATGA is drawn from Camelus ferus isolate YT-003-E chromosome X, BCGSAC_Cfer_1.0, whole genome shotgun sequence and contains these coding sequences:
- the NDP gene encoding norrin; the protein is MRNHVLAASFSMLSLLALMGDTDSKADSSFMMDSDPRRCMRHHYVDSISHPLYKCSSKMVLLARCEGHCSQASRSEPLVSFSTVLKQPFRSSCHCCRPQTSKLKALRLRCSGGMRLTATYRYILSCHCEECSS